Proteins from one Danaus plexippus chromosome 18 unlocalized genomic scaffold, MEX_DaPlex mxdp_20, whole genome shotgun sequence genomic window:
- the LOC116772837 gene encoding N-acetylneuraminate lyase-like — protein sequence MVVFNARGLVPPVFTALNDDYSVNYAAIPGYANYLASNGIKGVLVGGTTGENMSLSVSERKKIADEWVKAGKIHGLHIMVQVGGAPFVDVIELAKHCSKIGVDSLLTLPELYFKPQSVTELVSYVELVAQAAPNLPVLYYHIPFMSNVAMNMPAFVTEATKRIPNFKGLKFTSNDLSEGSQTLRALKNDQEIFLGADTLLAPAVLLGIKSSIGTTYNLFPRQAQDIMDAVACSDLERAKALQEQLNKAVEAFTAEGPWVPTLKAAMEIVTGMKFGPPALPQRPISEAARKRIEEELRILKLIN from the exons ATG gtTGTTTTTAACGCTAGAGGCTTAGTGCCGCCGGTTTTCACCGCTCTGAATGATGACTACAGTGTGAATTATGCTGCCATTCCTGGTTACGCCAATTATCTGGCTTCGAATGGAATAAAAGGAGTCCtgg TTGGAGGCACTACAGGAGAAAATATGTCTCTCTCTGTATctgaaagaaagaaaatagcTGATGAGTGGGTGAAGGCCGGAAAGATTCACGGCTTGCACATCATGGTACAAGTTGGTGGGGCGCCTTTTGTAGACGTCATTGAATTG gCAAAACATTGCTCGAAAATCGGAGTGGATTCGTTACTTACATTACCGGAGCTCTACTTCAAGCCTCAATCGGTAACCGAGTTGGTTTCGTATGTTGAATTGGTAGCGCAGGCTGCCCCCAACTTACCGGTTTTATACTATCATATACCATTTATGAGTAATGTTGCCA TGAACATGCCAGCTTTTGTGACAGAAGCGACAAAACGGATCCCCAATTTCAAAGGTCTCAAATTTACCAGCAACGATTTGTCTGAAGGGTCCCAAACTTTACGAGCCTTGAAGAATGATCAGGAGATATTCTTAGGAGCGGATACT CTGCTGGCTCCAGCGGTACTTCTCGGTATAAAGTCCAGTATCGGTACCACGTACAATCTGTTCCCGCGGCAAGCTCAGGATATAATGGATGCGGTAGCTTGCTCAGACCTTGAACGTGCTAAAGCTTTACAGGAACAGTTGAACAAAGCTGTAGAGGCTTTCACGGCCGAAG GCCCCTGGGTCCCCACTTTAAAGGCTGCGATGGAGATCGTTACCGGCATGAAATTCGGCCCCCCGGCCTTACCTCAAAGACCGATTTCTGAAGCAGCGAGAAAAAGAATTGAAGAAGAGCTTAGGATtttgaaactaataaattga
- the LOC133320378 gene encoding L-asparaginase-like isoform X2 codes for MTYPSLSRVSSILKKGLPRDCCCLFDGELLKMQNQSERPFFYLSGDPIGPPMKNLNQKIESKLKKSNLEVSKFNTTNTTKCSGGNERRVLVLYTGGTIGMVANKHGALAPQKGIFQKLIRRYPQLHDSSYFKQSEANFDTSFMVLPESKDLGGRIIYKMIEYEILLDSSNMTFDDWIQIAEDVMKYYDQYDGFVVLHGTDTLSYTASALSFMFENIGKSIVLTGSQIPIFEPRSDGSDNLVSSLLIAGGLNIPEVTVFFGNKLYRGNSSPNCVPLVEVGIDFEVNKKAIFKPTNKERCHLHAKMSKNVGLLRIFPSISTSLIRAFFQPPIEGVVLESYGAGNIPSNREDLLTEISAAVKRGMIVVNITQCLRGGVVAAMYETGKFLSECGVVSGYDMTPEAALAKLSYVLSKTELTYQQKVDMMVTNIRGELTKTSSISIEDDTLLEALALTLNIESQNKLVEVTEKVFNVLLLYAIGKNDVGAVKMMLDMGANINTKNSDGSTVLHEAVLKGNMQMIEYLLKNGAEVNIWMRCGESPLLAAIHKDNVAVICLLQKYGACLSSEDRKIVADMSSLAARCGDLKKLKTLIAAGLDLSAPDEIGQNLLHKAVLCNNPAVVRYLLSQGVDKETKDILGFTPMDCAIKLELTNIIDMLK; via the exons ATGACATATCCATCATTGTCTCGTGTTtccagtattttaaaaaaagg ACTTCCGCGAGACTGTTGCTGTCTTTTTGATGGGGAATTATTAAAGATGCAGAATCAAAGCGAACGACCTTTCTTTTATCTTTCCGGTGATCCAATTGGACCTCCTATGAAGaatttaaaccaaaaaattgagtcgaaattaaaaaagtcaaATCTGGAAGTATCGAAATTTAATACTACAAATACGACGAAGTGTTCAGGTGGAAATGAGAGAcgtgttttagttttatacacCGGTGGCACCATCGGTATGGTGGCAAACAAACATGGTG CTCTCGCACCTCAGAAAggaatttttcaaaaactcaTTCGCAGGTATCCGCAACTTCATGACagttcttattttaaacaaagtgAAGCCAATTTTGACACTTCTTTTATGGTGTTACCAG AATCTAAAGACTTAGGTGGGAGAATAATTTACAAGATGAtagaatatgaaattttactaGATTCTTCAAACATGACTTTTGATGACTGGATTCAAATAGCGGAAGATGTCATG AAATATTACGACCAATATGATGGTTTCGTAGTTCTTCACGGTACTGACACACTGTCGTACACGGCGTCGGCCTTATCGTTTATGTTCGAAAATATTGGCAAAAGCATTGTACTCACTGGCTCacag ATTCCTATATTTGAACCGAGGAGTGACGGGTCAGATAACTTGGTGTCATCGTTGCTCATAGCCGGTGGACTGAACATACCAGAAGTCACCGTGTTTTTtggaaataaactttatagaGGAAATAG CTCTCCGAATTGTGTGCCCCTAGTGGAAGTTGGTATCGACTTTGAAGTAAACAAAAAGGCGATATTCAAACCTACCAACAAAGAGAGATGTCACTTACATGCTAAAATGTCCAAAAATGTTGGTCTTCTCAGGATATTTCCAAGTATAAGCACATCTTTGATTAGAGCATTCTTTCAGCCTCCGATTGAAG GCGTAGTATTAGAAAGCTACGGGGCTGGCAACATCCCGTCTAACCGTGAAGATCTGTTAACGGAAATATCAGCAGCTGTTAAGAGAGGAATGATTGTAGTTAACATCACCCAATGCTTAAGAGGAGGAGTTGTGGCGGCCATGTACGAAACGGGAAAG TTTTTATCAGAATGCGGAGTGGTGTCAGGTTACGACATGACGCCGGAGGCTGCTCTCGCCAAACTATCGTACGTGCTGTCCAAAACAGAATTGACGTACCAACAAAAAGTTGAT ATGATGGTGACAAATATAAGAGGAGAGTTAACAAAAACGTCATCAATATCAATCGAG GACGATACACTCTTAGAAGCGTTGGCGTTAACTCTAAACATAgaatcacaaaataaattagttgaGGTGACAGAAAAGGTATTTAATGTGCTTCTGTTGTATGCGATAGGAAAAAATGATGTTGGCGCCGTCAAGATGATGCTGG ACATGGGAGCAaatattaacacaaaaaaCTCTGATGGCAGCACTGTATTACATGAAGCTGTTCTTAAAGGAAATATGCAAATGATTGAGTATTTGTTGAAAAATGGCGCTGAAGTTAATATTTGGATGAG ATGTGGGGAGAGCCCTCTCTTAGCAGCTATTCACAAAGATAACGTCGCTGTGATATGTCTGCTACAAAAGTACGGAGCATGCCTCAGTAGCGAGGATAGGAAAATTGTGGCAGATATGTCTTCATTGGCAGCCAGGTGTGGAGATCTCAAAAAACTTAAGACCTTGATCGCAGCGGGTTTAGATCTCAGTGCGCCAGATGAGATAGGGCAGAATCTATTGCATaaa GCCGTTCTCTGTAATAATCCAGCGGTGGTCAGATATCTGTTATCGCAGGGAGTGGACAAAGAAACCAAAGACATCCTTGGATTCACTCCGATGGATTGCGCGATAAAGTTGGAACTCAccaatattattgatatgttgaaataa
- the LOC133320378 gene encoding L-asparaginase-like isoform X1, producing the protein MTYPSLSRVSSILKKGLPRDCCCLFDGELLKMQNQSERPFFYLSGDPIGPPMKNLNQKIESKLKKSNLEVSKFNTTNTTKCSGGNERRVLVLYTGGTIGMVANKHGALAPQKGIFQKLIRRYPQLHDSSYFKQSEANFDTSFMVLPESKDLGGRIIYKMIEYEILLDSSNMTFDDWIQIAEDVMKYYDQYDGFVVLHGTDTLSYTASALSFMFENIGKSIVLTGSQIPIFEPRSDGSDNLVSSLLIAGGLNIPEVTVFFGNKLYRGNRTRKISANNLNAFSSPNCVPLVEVGIDFEVNKKAIFKPTNKERCHLHAKMSKNVGLLRIFPSISTSLIRAFFQPPIEGVVLESYGAGNIPSNREDLLTEISAAVKRGMIVVNITQCLRGGVVAAMYETGKFLSECGVVSGYDMTPEAALAKLSYVLSKTELTYQQKVDMMVTNIRGELTKTSSISIEDDTLLEALALTLNIESQNKLVEVTEKVFNVLLLYAIGKNDVGAVKMMLDMGANINTKNSDGSTVLHEAVLKGNMQMIEYLLKNGAEVNIWMRCGESPLLAAIHKDNVAVICLLQKYGACLSSEDRKIVADMSSLAARCGDLKKLKTLIAAGLDLSAPDEIGQNLLHKAVLCNNPAVVRYLLSQGVDKETKDILGFTPMDCAIKLELTNIIDMLK; encoded by the exons ATGACATATCCATCATTGTCTCGTGTTtccagtattttaaaaaaagg ACTTCCGCGAGACTGTTGCTGTCTTTTTGATGGGGAATTATTAAAGATGCAGAATCAAAGCGAACGACCTTTCTTTTATCTTTCCGGTGATCCAATTGGACCTCCTATGAAGaatttaaaccaaaaaattgagtcgaaattaaaaaagtcaaATCTGGAAGTATCGAAATTTAATACTACAAATACGACGAAGTGTTCAGGTGGAAATGAGAGAcgtgttttagttttatacacCGGTGGCACCATCGGTATGGTGGCAAACAAACATGGTG CTCTCGCACCTCAGAAAggaatttttcaaaaactcaTTCGCAGGTATCCGCAACTTCATGACagttcttattttaaacaaagtgAAGCCAATTTTGACACTTCTTTTATGGTGTTACCAG AATCTAAAGACTTAGGTGGGAGAATAATTTACAAGATGAtagaatatgaaattttactaGATTCTTCAAACATGACTTTTGATGACTGGATTCAAATAGCGGAAGATGTCATG AAATATTACGACCAATATGATGGTTTCGTAGTTCTTCACGGTACTGACACACTGTCGTACACGGCGTCGGCCTTATCGTTTATGTTCGAAAATATTGGCAAAAGCATTGTACTCACTGGCTCacag ATTCCTATATTTGAACCGAGGAGTGACGGGTCAGATAACTTGGTGTCATCGTTGCTCATAGCCGGTGGACTGAACATACCAGAAGTCACCGTGTTTTTtggaaataaactttatagaGGAAATAG AACGAGAAAGATATCAGCTAACAACCTCAACGCCTTTAGCTCTCCGAATTGTGTGCCCCTAGTGGAAGTTGGTATCGACTTTGAAGTAAACAAAAAGGCGATATTCAAACCTACCAACAAAGAGAGATGTCACTTACATGCTAAAATGTCCAAAAATGTTGGTCTTCTCAGGATATTTCCAAGTATAAGCACATCTTTGATTAGAGCATTCTTTCAGCCTCCGATTGAAG GCGTAGTATTAGAAAGCTACGGGGCTGGCAACATCCCGTCTAACCGTGAAGATCTGTTAACGGAAATATCAGCAGCTGTTAAGAGAGGAATGATTGTAGTTAACATCACCCAATGCTTAAGAGGAGGAGTTGTGGCGGCCATGTACGAAACGGGAAAG TTTTTATCAGAATGCGGAGTGGTGTCAGGTTACGACATGACGCCGGAGGCTGCTCTCGCCAAACTATCGTACGTGCTGTCCAAAACAGAATTGACGTACCAACAAAAAGTTGAT ATGATGGTGACAAATATAAGAGGAGAGTTAACAAAAACGTCATCAATATCAATCGAG GACGATACACTCTTAGAAGCGTTGGCGTTAACTCTAAACATAgaatcacaaaataaattagttgaGGTGACAGAAAAGGTATTTAATGTGCTTCTGTTGTATGCGATAGGAAAAAATGATGTTGGCGCCGTCAAGATGATGCTGG ACATGGGAGCAaatattaacacaaaaaaCTCTGATGGCAGCACTGTATTACATGAAGCTGTTCTTAAAGGAAATATGCAAATGATTGAGTATTTGTTGAAAAATGGCGCTGAAGTTAATATTTGGATGAG ATGTGGGGAGAGCCCTCTCTTAGCAGCTATTCACAAAGATAACGTCGCTGTGATATGTCTGCTACAAAAGTACGGAGCATGCCTCAGTAGCGAGGATAGGAAAATTGTGGCAGATATGTCTTCATTGGCAGCCAGGTGTGGAGATCTCAAAAAACTTAAGACCTTGATCGCAGCGGGTTTAGATCTCAGTGCGCCAGATGAGATAGGGCAGAATCTATTGCATaaa GCCGTTCTCTGTAATAATCCAGCGGTGGTCAGATATCTGTTATCGCAGGGAGTGGACAAAGAAACCAAAGACATCCTTGGATTCACTCCGATGGATTGCGCGATAAAGTTGGAACTCAccaatattattgatatgttgaaataa
- the LOC133320378 gene encoding L-asparaginase-like isoform X4: MVLSHLRKEFFKNSFAGIRNFMTVLILNKVKPILTLLLWCYQFTESKDLGGRIIYKMIEYEILLDSSNMTFDDWIQIAEDVMKYYDQYDGFVVLHGTDTLSYTASALSFMFENIGKSIVLTGSQIPIFEPRSDGSDNLVSSLLIAGGLNIPEVTVFFGNKLYRGNRTRKISANNLNAFSSPNCVPLVEVGIDFEVNKKAIFKPTNKERCHLHAKMSKNVGLLRIFPSISTSLIRAFFQPPIEGVVLESYGAGNIPSNREDLLTEISAAVKRGMIVVNITQCLRGGVVAAMYETGKFLSECGVVSGYDMTPEAALAKLSYVLSKTELTYQQKVDMMVTNIRGELTKTSSISIEDDTLLEALALTLNIESQNKLVEVTEKVFNVLLLYAIGKNDVGAVKMMLDMGANINTKNSDGSTVLHEAVLKGNMQMIEYLLKNGAEVNIWMRCGESPLLAAIHKDNVAVICLLQKYGACLSSEDRKIVADMSSLAARCGDLKKLKTLIAAGLDLSAPDEIGQNLLHKAVLCNNPAVVRYLLSQGVDKETKDILGFTPMDCAIKLELTNIIDMLK; this comes from the exons ATGGTG CTCTCGCACCTCAGAAAggaatttttcaaaaactcaTTCGCAGGTATCCGCAACTTCATGACagttcttattttaaacaaagtgAAGCCAATTTTGACACTTCTTTTATGGTGTTACCAG tttaCAGAATCTAAAGACTTAGGTGGGAGAATAATTTACAAGATGAtagaatatgaaattttactaGATTCTTCAAACATGACTTTTGATGACTGGATTCAAATAGCGGAAGATGTCATG AAATATTACGACCAATATGATGGTTTCGTAGTTCTTCACGGTACTGACACACTGTCGTACACGGCGTCGGCCTTATCGTTTATGTTCGAAAATATTGGCAAAAGCATTGTACTCACTGGCTCacag ATTCCTATATTTGAACCGAGGAGTGACGGGTCAGATAACTTGGTGTCATCGTTGCTCATAGCCGGTGGACTGAACATACCAGAAGTCACCGTGTTTTTtggaaataaactttatagaGGAAATAG AACGAGAAAGATATCAGCTAACAACCTCAACGCCTTTAGCTCTCCGAATTGTGTGCCCCTAGTGGAAGTTGGTATCGACTTTGAAGTAAACAAAAAGGCGATATTCAAACCTACCAACAAAGAGAGATGTCACTTACATGCTAAAATGTCCAAAAATGTTGGTCTTCTCAGGATATTTCCAAGTATAAGCACATCTTTGATTAGAGCATTCTTTCAGCCTCCGATTGAAG GCGTAGTATTAGAAAGCTACGGGGCTGGCAACATCCCGTCTAACCGTGAAGATCTGTTAACGGAAATATCAGCAGCTGTTAAGAGAGGAATGATTGTAGTTAACATCACCCAATGCTTAAGAGGAGGAGTTGTGGCGGCCATGTACGAAACGGGAAAG TTTTTATCAGAATGCGGAGTGGTGTCAGGTTACGACATGACGCCGGAGGCTGCTCTCGCCAAACTATCGTACGTGCTGTCCAAAACAGAATTGACGTACCAACAAAAAGTTGAT ATGATGGTGACAAATATAAGAGGAGAGTTAACAAAAACGTCATCAATATCAATCGAG GACGATACACTCTTAGAAGCGTTGGCGTTAACTCTAAACATAgaatcacaaaataaattagttgaGGTGACAGAAAAGGTATTTAATGTGCTTCTGTTGTATGCGATAGGAAAAAATGATGTTGGCGCCGTCAAGATGATGCTGG ACATGGGAGCAaatattaacacaaaaaaCTCTGATGGCAGCACTGTATTACATGAAGCTGTTCTTAAAGGAAATATGCAAATGATTGAGTATTTGTTGAAAAATGGCGCTGAAGTTAATATTTGGATGAG ATGTGGGGAGAGCCCTCTCTTAGCAGCTATTCACAAAGATAACGTCGCTGTGATATGTCTGCTACAAAAGTACGGAGCATGCCTCAGTAGCGAGGATAGGAAAATTGTGGCAGATATGTCTTCATTGGCAGCCAGGTGTGGAGATCTCAAAAAACTTAAGACCTTGATCGCAGCGGGTTTAGATCTCAGTGCGCCAGATGAGATAGGGCAGAATCTATTGCATaaa GCCGTTCTCTGTAATAATCCAGCGGTGGTCAGATATCTGTTATCGCAGGGAGTGGACAAAGAAACCAAAGACATCCTTGGATTCACTCCGATGGATTGCGCGATAAAGTTGGAACTCAccaatattattgatatgttgaaataa
- the LOC133320378 gene encoding L-asparaginase-like isoform X3 yields the protein MFDNNVRQYLQLSHLRKEFFKNSFAGIRNFMTVLILNKVKPILTLLLWCYQFTESKDLGGRIIYKMIEYEILLDSSNMTFDDWIQIAEDVMKYYDQYDGFVVLHGTDTLSYTASALSFMFENIGKSIVLTGSQIPIFEPRSDGSDNLVSSLLIAGGLNIPEVTVFFGNKLYRGNRTRKISANNLNAFSSPNCVPLVEVGIDFEVNKKAIFKPTNKERCHLHAKMSKNVGLLRIFPSISTSLIRAFFQPPIEGVVLESYGAGNIPSNREDLLTEISAAVKRGMIVVNITQCLRGGVVAAMYETGKFLSECGVVSGYDMTPEAALAKLSYVLSKTELTYQQKVDMMVTNIRGELTKTSSISIEDDTLLEALALTLNIESQNKLVEVTEKVFNVLLLYAIGKNDVGAVKMMLDMGANINTKNSDGSTVLHEAVLKGNMQMIEYLLKNGAEVNIWMRCGESPLLAAIHKDNVAVICLLQKYGACLSSEDRKIVADMSSLAARCGDLKKLKTLIAAGLDLSAPDEIGQNLLHKAVLCNNPAVVRYLLSQGVDKETKDILGFTPMDCAIKLELTNIIDMLK from the exons atgtTTGATAATAACGTCCGTCAATATTTGCAGCTCTCGCACCTCAGAAAggaatttttcaaaaactcaTTCGCAGGTATCCGCAACTTCATGACagttcttattttaaacaaagtgAAGCCAATTTTGACACTTCTTTTATGGTGTTACCAG tttaCAGAATCTAAAGACTTAGGTGGGAGAATAATTTACAAGATGAtagaatatgaaattttactaGATTCTTCAAACATGACTTTTGATGACTGGATTCAAATAGCGGAAGATGTCATG AAATATTACGACCAATATGATGGTTTCGTAGTTCTTCACGGTACTGACACACTGTCGTACACGGCGTCGGCCTTATCGTTTATGTTCGAAAATATTGGCAAAAGCATTGTACTCACTGGCTCacag ATTCCTATATTTGAACCGAGGAGTGACGGGTCAGATAACTTGGTGTCATCGTTGCTCATAGCCGGTGGACTGAACATACCAGAAGTCACCGTGTTTTTtggaaataaactttatagaGGAAATAG AACGAGAAAGATATCAGCTAACAACCTCAACGCCTTTAGCTCTCCGAATTGTGTGCCCCTAGTGGAAGTTGGTATCGACTTTGAAGTAAACAAAAAGGCGATATTCAAACCTACCAACAAAGAGAGATGTCACTTACATGCTAAAATGTCCAAAAATGTTGGTCTTCTCAGGATATTTCCAAGTATAAGCACATCTTTGATTAGAGCATTCTTTCAGCCTCCGATTGAAG GCGTAGTATTAGAAAGCTACGGGGCTGGCAACATCCCGTCTAACCGTGAAGATCTGTTAACGGAAATATCAGCAGCTGTTAAGAGAGGAATGATTGTAGTTAACATCACCCAATGCTTAAGAGGAGGAGTTGTGGCGGCCATGTACGAAACGGGAAAG TTTTTATCAGAATGCGGAGTGGTGTCAGGTTACGACATGACGCCGGAGGCTGCTCTCGCCAAACTATCGTACGTGCTGTCCAAAACAGAATTGACGTACCAACAAAAAGTTGAT ATGATGGTGACAAATATAAGAGGAGAGTTAACAAAAACGTCATCAATATCAATCGAG GACGATACACTCTTAGAAGCGTTGGCGTTAACTCTAAACATAgaatcacaaaataaattagttgaGGTGACAGAAAAGGTATTTAATGTGCTTCTGTTGTATGCGATAGGAAAAAATGATGTTGGCGCCGTCAAGATGATGCTGG ACATGGGAGCAaatattaacacaaaaaaCTCTGATGGCAGCACTGTATTACATGAAGCTGTTCTTAAAGGAAATATGCAAATGATTGAGTATTTGTTGAAAAATGGCGCTGAAGTTAATATTTGGATGAG ATGTGGGGAGAGCCCTCTCTTAGCAGCTATTCACAAAGATAACGTCGCTGTGATATGTCTGCTACAAAAGTACGGAGCATGCCTCAGTAGCGAGGATAGGAAAATTGTGGCAGATATGTCTTCATTGGCAGCCAGGTGTGGAGATCTCAAAAAACTTAAGACCTTGATCGCAGCGGGTTTAGATCTCAGTGCGCCAGATGAGATAGGGCAGAATCTATTGCATaaa GCCGTTCTCTGTAATAATCCAGCGGTGGTCAGATATCTGTTATCGCAGGGAGTGGACAAAGAAACCAAAGACATCCTTGGATTCACTCCGATGGATTGCGCGATAAAGTTGGAACTCAccaatattattgatatgttgaaataa
- the LOC116773326 gene encoding L-asparaginase 1-like: MQNDNLLYGENISGEINEINMNNVSQKIEAKVKKARSFVELSILNTSNSVKSLGRNERRVLVLYTGGTIGMVKNKDGVLVPQKGAFENLIRGYPQLHDIMSWRQRLSEPNFDTSFLVLPEAKELDMRISYKIIEYENLLDSSNMTEQEWIRIAEDIMKHYEEYDGFVVLHGTDTLSYTASALSFMFENIGKGIVLTGSQIPIFEPRSDGSDNLVSSLLIAGGLNIPEVTVFFGNKLYRGNRTRKISVNNLYAFNSPNCVPLVEVGIDFEVNKKAIFKPTVIERCHLHAKMSKNVGLLRIFPSISASVVRTFFQPPIEGVVLESYGAGNIPSNREDLFSEIAAAVKRGMIVVNITQCTRGSVISPMYETGRLISECGVVSGYDMTPEAALTKLSYVLSKTELTYQQKVDMMVTNIRGELTNTSSIAIEDNTLIDALASSLNIQSPKKLIEVTEKVFSALLLYAIEHDDLRAVKKMLDMGADVNAQNSEGKTVLYEAILRGNMPIVEYLLKSGANVHLKTRCGETPLLTAIHKDDHTIISLLRQCGAHLANVDTKPVAEMLSLAARSGVVHKLESLRAAGSELNLPDEIGQTPLHKAVLCNNPAVVRYLLSQGVDKETKDSLGFTPMDCAIKLELTNIIDMLK, encoded by the exons ATGCAAAATGATAACTTACTTTACGGTGAAAATATAAGCGGAGAAATAAACGAGATCAATATGAATAATGTCAGTCAGAAAATTGAGGCGAAAGTGAAAAAGGCTAGAAGTTTCGTTGAACTGTCTATATTAAACACGTCGAATTCGGTGAAGAGTTTGGGGAGGAATGAGAGAcgtgttttagttttatacacCGGTGGCACCATCGGTATGGTGAAGAATAAAGATGGAG ttctgGTGCCACAAAAAGGAGCTTTTGAAAACCTCATTCGAGGGTACCCACAACTCCATGACATTATGTCATGGCGCCAAAGACTAAGTGAACCCAATTTTGACACTTCCTTTCTTGTGTTGCcag AGGCCAAGGAATTGGATATgagaatttcttataaaataatagagtaCGAAAATTTACTGGACTCTTCGAACATGACTGAGCAAGAATGGATAAGAATAGCAGAAGATATAATG aaacacTATGAAGAGTATGACGGTTTCGTAGTTCTTCACGGTACTGACACATTATCATACACAGCATCTGCCTTATCGtttatgtttgaaaatattggtAAGGGCATTGTACTCACTGGCTCACag ATTCCAATATTTGAACCGAGGAGTGACGGGTCAGATAACTTGGTGTCATCGTTGCTCATAGCCGGTGGACTGAACATACCAGAAGTCACCGTGTTCTTTGGAAATAAACTCTATAGAGGAAATAG AACAAGAAAGATATCAGTAAACAATTTATACGCATTTAACTCCCCGAATTGCGTCCCACTCGTCGAAGTTGGTATCGACTTTGAAGTAAATAAGAAGGCGATATTCAAACCAACAGTCATAGAGAGATGTCACTTACACGCTAAGATGTCCAAAAATGTCGGTCTTCTTAGGATATTCCCTAGCATCAGCGCGTCCGTGGTTAGAACATTCTTTCAGCCGCCAATTGAAG GTGTGGTATTAGAAAGCTACGGTGCTGGCAACATACCATCGAACAGAGAGGATCTATTTTCGGAAATAGCGGCAGCAGTAAAGAGAGGAATGATTGTTGTTAACATAACTCAATGCACCAGAGGCAGTGTCATTTCTCCAATGTATGAGACTGGTAGA ttaATATCAGAGTGCGGAGTGGTATCAGGTTACGACATGACGCCAGAGGCTGCCCTCACTAAACTATCTTACGTGCTGTCCAAAACAGAACTCACTTATCAGCAGAAAGTTGAC atgATGGTGACGAACATAAGAGGAGAATTAACAAATACGTCATCTATAGCTATCGAG GACAATACTCTTATAGATGCTCTAGCATCAAGTTTGAACATACAGTCACCAAAGAAATTAATAGAGGTGACAGAAAAAGTGTTCAGTGCTCTCTTGTTATATGCAATAGAACATGATGATCTCAGAGCTGTTAAGAAGATGCTGG aTATGGGTGCCGACGTTAACGCTCAAAACTCAGAAGGCAAGACGGTGTTGTATGAAGCCATTCTGAGGGGAAACATGCCTATTGTTGAGTATTTATTGAAGAGCGGTGCAAATGTCCACTTGAAAACAAG ATGTGGCGAAACACCTCTCTTAACGGCTATACATAAGGATGACCACACAATAATATCTCTTCTCCGACAATGTGGAGCGCACCTCGCTAACGTGGACACAAAACCAGTTGCTGAAATGCTATCACTAGCAGCCAGGAGTGGTGTAGTTCACAAACTGGAGAGCTTGAGGGCCGCGGGTTCGGAACTCAATTTACCAGACGAGATCGGTCAAACACCCTTGcataag gcCGTTCTCTGTAATAATCCAGCGGTGGTCAGATATCTGTTATCGCAGGGAGTGGACAAAGAAACCAAAGACAGCCTTGGATTCACTCCGATGGATTGCGCGATAAAGTTGGAACTCAccaatattattgatatgttgaaataa